In the genome of Mercurialis annua linkage group LG8, ddMerAnnu1.2, whole genome shotgun sequence, the window AGCAATTCTTCCCTAAACATAATAAATTATGAACTGATATTTAAGGCATCATACATAAATCTCTAGGTCGAGTCGAGTCAATTCTCGAAATAAAGATGTTAAATGCATATAAAAGTTCCCCCTAAATCCTTCTAAACGGAAAAAGCAACAACACACATTTCAATTATAAATCCAGAGAGAGGCAAACATGTGATTCATTGCAATGTAAATCAACTGTAAAAAACAAACACTAATATTATCCGAGCAAAATTAAGCAACATTTACCAAAATACCCTCAACAACATAGTCACCACATACTCCTGAAAATCAACGGTAACTCTTCTGGAATCTAGAACGAGCACCACGACCACCAAACTTCTTCGGCTCACAACGCCTGGGATCCGCCACGAGCAGAGTCCGATCATACCTCATCAAAATATCTTTAATCTCCTTCTTGCTCTGCTCATCCACAAACTTCTGATAAAATGCGACGAGAGCTTTAGCGATGCTTTGTCTGATGGCGTAGATCTGCGACGTGTTTCCTCCTCCTTTGACGCGGATCCTCATGTCCACTCCTGCGAAACGGTGTCGTCCTAAGAGAAGGATTGGTTCGTAGGCTTTAAAACGGAGGATTTCGGGCTGGATGAGCTCGATTGGACAGCCGTTGATCTTGATTAGGCCGCGGCCGCGCTTGCAGTGAGTGACGGCGACGGCGGTTTTCTTGCGGCCGAAGCATTGGACGGACTCGGTGGTTGGTTGGGCCACTGGTGCTGGAGCAGCTGACATTGTTAGGGTTTGGGAGATTAGGGTTTGTGAGCTATGTGAACTAAAAATGGAGGTGAAAGTATTTGTAGGATTATATACTGTGCGTGGTTTGTTAGTTATTAGGGTTCATTGACGTTACTAAAATACCAGTGTGTTTTACTTATTTTACGATAATACCACTTGCATGAAACGCTGCGTTTGGTCAGTTGGTGGGCTCACTTtatatgtttttcttaaaaaaatcaggTCCAGTAAAGTCCAATCCGAATCATTCAGACCTGAGCCCAGGATCAGGCCCGGTTGAACTTcaacatatttatttataataaataataatctagatatttcaaaaaaaaaaaaaacaataatcaaGAATTAGTTTGAAGCTGAGGTTGAGAGAGTGTTGTGTGTGGCCATGGCAGCAGTAGTAATGAGCTACTGCAAGCCTTCGCCATTTCTTCCTCAATTCTCTGTaagttcttcttcttttcttatgccaaaaaaatcaatttctaACTTCTGTTAATGCTGTTATTTGTGTTAATACTGATTTTTTATACTTAGTTTTAATGCTTTATGAACCTGTATAAATGAATTGATTTAATGTTCTATAATTAGATTATGCAAGCAAGTTCCAAGTTCATTTACAGTTAGTTGAGGTTTAATTTTTTGCATGATATAATATAATGTCTTCGCATTGATTAATTGCTTAAATTTTAGCTGTTGAAGTGAAATTAGCCATTATAAGCATATGCAACCTTCCCTCATTACTTTGTCGGGAATAATAGTGTAACCAAGTCGAGTCAACTACTGTTATTCTGAATTCACTCAAAATTGACTCGATTTAATCAAGTTGAGTTTGAGTTATTCTAACCAACTGTTGAGTCGAGTTTCAGAATTTATATACTTGGTTTGATAAGTTCGCGAGTCTAATCGAGTTCAATTAATTTCTTGATCCATATTTATAAGAATACTCTCACTTTCCGAGTCGAGTCTAGTAGAGTTAGTTCTCAATTATTCTACCAACTTCCGACTCAAACTTCCAAAATAAACCGAATctgtgttttaattatttttttattcaattttattataatgcccttactaaaattatattttttcttatatgGATAAATGAGTCGAGGTGAGTCTAGATTAATTCTCAAGTTGAAAATAAACTTGACTTAATTTCCACTAAATTACACCTCTATATTCATAAGTAGTATTCTCTTCCCTCTTTGAATGTGCTCCATGTGGTGTTATAGCTGGTTAGTATTATCATGTAATTCTTGCACTTGTAGGGAAAATCAGCATCCGGACGAAGAATCAGTAGTCAAGTGCAGGTTCATAAAACTAGTGCACTATTTTGGGGATCAAAGAAGCCTTCAGAGCCAAGAGTATCAGATTTTCCACTAGAGGAATTCACTTTAACAGGGTCAGGCTCAGAGGTGTTTGCATTTGACAGACATATTAATTATGACTGTTTAGTGCCGTTCCCTTTGAATTCTATTGCTTATGCCAGTTTGTTTAATGAATTTCAGGATGGCTCAGCAAACCAAGTGataccaaaaaaaatatcaatttcagTGATCTCTTCTATATCTGAAGTCTCCCCGGATGATTGGGATACCTGCAATTTGGATTCCACGGGCCCTGAAAAACTAAATCCATTTCTGTTGCATAGTTTTCTTTCAAGCTTAGAAGAATCAGGCAGCGCCGTGAAGGTTAAGAATTGTTGCTCTATGCAAACTTCTGAATGCTTTTTTGTCCATTGTCATTTCAGTATATGTGTAGTTTGGACACTGCGAGGATAGCTTGGTGCTTGCCAGTTTGTTTCAACATTTCCATTCCTAGATTGAGTCTGATTTCAAGGAAAACATTTCAcgaatttattaatatatgtcTTTGAGGGAGCCTATAGGCTAAAGGATTGTATGAACAATTTCAAAGCCTTATAATGTTTTGTTCATGACGACACGAATTATCCTGCTTAGAGTATTTTTCATTAGTGATTCTAATTTATGTTCTCTAATAAGCTTAAAATTTTCTGTATATTCCCTAATTTTTTGTTCCACTTGTTTCAGGAAACTGGGTGGATGCCTAGCCACATTATTGCAAAGGATGAACATGAAAATGTTTTAGGTGTGGTTCCACTTTATCTTAAGAGGTTTGTTAGTCATGATGTTGTTCAGGCATAAAATTCTTGTAGCTCCTACAAATCTTATGAACATCTCATTTCAGCTCTTTTAGTTTAGGTGATGTCTCGcttatttttgttttggttttgcAGCCATTCATATGGTGAATTTGTTTTTGATCATTCTTGGGCTGATGCCTACTATGGTTTCGGATCAAGATATTATCCAAAGTTCCAATGCTGTGTGCCATTTACTCCTGTAACGGGTCCTAGGATTTTAGTCCGTAATACGTCAATCAGAGATCAAGTTTTCGACTCTATGGTTTCTGCCTTGAAGAATCTTGCATTGAAGGTAGTGAACAAATAACATATAGTAGCTCTCATGCATGTTTTTATTtggtttaatgataaaaaaaatttggggTTTTGCCATTGACAGGCCCAGGTATCATCTTTGCACATTACTTTCCCCTCAGAAGAAGAGTGGACCAAACTGAAGGAAAAAGGATTTCTGCAGAGGATTGGAATGCAGTACCACTGGAAAAATCGCAATTATAAAAAGTAAGTGAAGCGAATGCTGTTCATAGGATGATAGGCCTGTGTCAGCAAACCTCCTCTTCTTGTTGTTCGACTTTCCTCTCTTTAATAAATTTAGCCACTTGGGCTACTCATGCAATTCTATTTGTTTGCTTATGTCATGTTTGCTAAGATATAAATGCTACAAAACCTGTGTCATATTTTGCAGTTTTGATGAGTTCTTGATGGATATGAAGCAaagtaaaaggaaaaatatccgCCAAGAGCGCAAGAAGGTGCATCTCTTTTTTTTCTCATGCATGCATTTCTTACATGAGTTCGCACTGCGACTTGTGTGTTTAACTCCCATGAAACGTGTAAACCAATTATGTCTTAGGACCAACTGATTCATTTTTTGCTAATGTGGTCATCTAATGCTAAAATATTGCATCACTTCATTCTACATGCATATGACATCTTCAAGAACTATTTGAAGAGATTTTTGGGTTAGCTGAGTTGGAGAACAGAGAGTGAATGTACAACCATTGGCTCTTAGTAGTATTGCACATCTTGTAGGCCTCATAGAATGGCATTTTCAAAACTTGGGTTAACTTAATGAAGAAGATTGTTTCTCATTGTTGATTTGAGAAAGACAATGTTAATAAATGGGAGTACTTCATCACATTCTCTTATTGTTGTAACAGTATGTTTGTCTTCTGGTCCATAAAATTGTACCCGATACTGAGAAATTTTATTGATGCTTATCACAAATATGCATTGCAACAAAATTGCTTGCCAGGATTAAGATTAAAGAAGACAATGCAAGCTGACGTACAATGTCGCTTTTCCTTTAAAGGGTTAGGTAGTAATAAGATTGCTTATATTGGATATGTATCTTTGAGCAATCTCGATAGTAGTATAAATGGACAGatttaatttatgtatattttctaAGCGCTTCAGTGACCAGTTAGCTTATTGACTGCATGCTTATCCATTTTCTCAGTAATCTTTCTATTGCAGATTCCTGCTCAAAACTTGACTATGAAGCGGCTCCAGGGTGATGAAATAACGGTACTTggttatttgtttttgtaattgttGCCAGTTATTGACCATTTTTATTGCTGTGCGAGTTATTTTTCTTCTGTTTATAATTTATGTCAATAATTTACTTTTGCTCATGTATGACAATGATTTCTTCTATAACACTAGGAGACTGAAGTTTCACACATTTTTTCTCCTTCCTTTTGTTATTCATGGCAGGCTAGACACTGGGATTCCTTCTATAACTTCTACAAAAACACAACTGATAACAAGTTGGTCCCCCACAATTAAGCTCTTAATTCTCGTTTTCAAACGAAGTTTGTATTCTTTAATATAATTGTAAGAAATCAGcttattaaattttacaatcTCATGGAATGTTACTGCCGCTGTGTATTATTGTCTGTAGGTGGGGCACTCCTTATCTCACAAGAGAATTCTTTCACATCATGGGATCAAAGATGGGAGACCGAGTATTACTTGTTATCGCTGAAGAAGGCGATGAACTTGTAGCAGGATCTCTGAATCTTATTGGTGGTGATGCTCTCTATGGGCGATTATGGGGGTGTCATCCAAGAGCCTATTACCCAAGTTTGCATTTTGAATCGTGCTATTACCAGGTTCAGACTTCATTACTTGTTTTTTTGCTTCtttctaattttctttttttgaggGAGAAATGAATGGAGTCGAGGTTCTTGCATTGTTTCAACTATTTGCGAGGTATCATATGTTATGATAGAGTAGCCGTAAAAGTTGACAATTTGTATTAGGGTGAATTTGAGTTCCAAGGTATAGGCTAAACCACTTTTTAGATTCAAATTTTTGcgtcttttatcaattacgactaTATCTTTTAATGTCCCTCATCAAAATGTTTGTTGCAGTTCTGTTTTTGAGTTTCAACTTaattttgcttacgtggcatgCTACGTATTGTCGAGTTGGCAAACAAAATTGACACATTATTGTCCAGCAGGCTTGTGGGGTCTCAAAAGGTGTTAGATTGGGACAATGTGTGGCAATAATAGGAATTCTCCACAGTTTCCATTGGAATTGTGTTTAATAGGAATTAGCTGTTTTTTCAGAGTCCAGTAATGGGAACTAAATTAGCGTATGAAAATGCACAAATGATCATTTACGCATATCCTAACTTCATATGCAGGCAATTGAAGCTGCCATTGAACTCAATTTGGGTACAGTTGAAGCAGGAGCACAGGGTGAGCATAAAATTCAGCGTGGTTATCTGCCTGTGACAACTTATAGCTGTCATTACCTCACTGATGAAGCTTTCAGAAAAGTCATTGGGGATTTTCTAGTGCGAGAATCATCTCAGGTACTCGTGTATCTGCCGCAGCTCTTAGATTTATATTCTATTTCAGTGTTATATATACTTTATTTAATGAAATGAATCAGGGCTCCTAATTTGTATAGCATAACATAATCCTGCATTCAAATTCTAATTTTGTGCTTCTCAACAAGTGCATAGGGCAGTAgattcttgtatttttttttcaccCTGTCGGCAAAATGTAAGGTTTTAATCGATGATGTACAATCATACACATTTGTAATGGTATTGTCGTCCTAGCCGGGTCTCATCGGGTATTACGTTTAGATTTATGTGTAGATAATCTGAAAGTACACCTGAGGCTCTCATTGTCTATTCTCACAATGTCTTTTTTGGTACCTAATGAATTTCTCTCATACCTGTTCGCCTTCTATCAATCACTTGCGCGAGATGAACTTTTTATCCATTGCCTCCCCGTTCCTCTTGCTACGATGCATATGCGCgaaattgaatattttattcTGTCTACATTATTCCACATTTTGCCATGTGACTGATTGATGAATTCTCCTCTTGCAGGTTCAGCTGGTAATGAAACTAATACATGAATCTGGTCCCTTTAAGGAGGGCATACAAATGGAATTACTTGGCCATTGAAATTCTTGATTTAAATGGTCTACATAATCATTTTAGTGACTATTATTTCTTGCATATTTTAATATTGCAGTTATCAATTGTGCTCGTTCATGGGTATTTGTACATAATATTAACAAGATTAACTTTTACATATATTAGGtgaaatatatgtatatataattggcctaatgtcttaaaaaaccccgatcttttagccccttttcaagcataccctgacgttgaaaatttgtcaattttattctattttgcatttttgtgtttcaattgtaccctgaaaaattaaattaacgtcttttgtgtttggaaatttgtttaaaacattctccatgtctcgcatatattaattgtatatttttaaaatttatttaaatttagttaaattaattaagaatttaaattaatgttaatttgattatggtttttagttaatttttaaaaataaaggacttatttgtacttttttgaatataaaagaatttaatttcatgtttagacttaattaattaaatgatttcatcatttaagtaaaaaaattaataaaaattaaaatattggggtacaattgaaaacggaaaattcaaaagtgggtaaaattgacaaattttcaacgtcggggtggaattgaaaaaaagtttaaaggtgaggggtttttgagtgattaggcctatatAATTTGACAGAATTTAGTTGATATTTTGGAGCTTGTTTAGATATCTCCAACACTAAAGCACCATTTAGGCAGATTAacaccaaaagtttcacctttcatatttatagcaatttgaACACAACTTTTAAAACCGGGCAGGGATTTACTAGCACCAATCTATTTTTTCCTAACTGAACAATGTCATTTCAGCAGTTTTTAATGATCGAAATAATATCATATTGACTAGAGACTATAAAatccaaaacaaaaaataaaggttaaacttttttatGTCAAGTTTtaaacaatcgctaaaaattctAAAGGGgattttatatacaaataatttacaaaaatatcagcAAACCAAATCGATCATTTTGGTAGGATTTTTATGCAAAGCCACCTAGCTAAGATTATTGGTAAGATTACTGTTAAAAATTTCTGCATGTAAGCAGGTAGCCTTTTATTCACCGAGTTTGAGACAACTAAACTATgagggaaaaaaaaaatttatactaaTGTTCAATACAACAAATACAATTGTAGAATCTGATTAAAAAAAGCCTGGGAAGAGATTGCCCTAATCCCACCCACCCAACAACAAAATGGAATATGAGGAAAATTTTAATGGACACCatgatgataatgatgatgatACATCTCAGGATCAAGCACTTGTCAACTCCAATATATATCTACAAACCTATACCACTTCTACAAAAGCTAATTATACCATAATATGAGCTTCACCGATGCTCCGTCTGCAGCGAGACACGAACGCCCGCCCGCCAGACTGCCAAGGATGCATGAATAATCAAATCTGAAATTAAGCTTTTTAACTAATATTTATAGGTTGGCGGTGGTGCTGGAGGCATCCGAGTTGGTGTTCGACGGCTGTTGTTTGAAGTTGAGCCTACATCGCCATTTTGTGATGGATCACTGTTACGTCGACTGTGAGACCTAAATGAGTCAGCACGTCCATTGGCTGCAGCCTCAAAGGCAGTCCTCCAGTCCTCCCCTGATGAGGTTCCACTTGTTCTTGGGCTACTTTCTGCTCAAAATGCAATTCAGTAAAATACAAATCATGATGTTTTATTCAATATTCAAGCAAAGGTTCCTTTTCGTTAAGCAACTGTTACATGAAACAAACAGAAACAAGGCCATGTCCGTTTCAGATTTGAGAATTCAGCCAAAAGGAATAATTAGGGATGCGCTTCAGTTCGAACTGAATTAAactgaaattataattttattttagaactCGAACCAAGCTTGATATCTGAGAGATTAAAGATATTTTCAAACAGAACCAAACTAGTAGGTTcagttgatttttgatttggtttaattttttggtttggtttgcaGCAAAACCGAATAAAAGAAATTTTTGTTTGAAAACCTAACTGAACAAAAAATTCagttctttttaataaaatcaaattgaaccctgtttggttcgatttatttttgcatatataggAATAACGGAGACAGGTTTTTGAGTGAAAAGTAGTTATATCTAGCTACATGCCCCAGCACCAGAAATCTAACATAGCATGAGTTCCAAAATGGCAAAAACAAACGATCATATTcaatcttcaaaaaaaaaaagaattagtgAACAACAAAATGAAAGCAGACAATAACATGCAAGTCAACTGTGTGTCCAAGACAAAACAAAGCACCAAACAATCAGATCAAATGCAGTATTCAAGCCAGCATTACCTGCTCCACCAGTATCATTGGACCAGCTGGACGCAGCTGCAGCTCGATTATCATGGATGCTAAGTTGCCTAACAAGTTTTGAAAGCAGGGATGACTGCTTCTGACAACGCTCTCGCttgcgtttcacattttggtCCTCCAAGAGTAGCTGTTCTATTCTTTCAGTGCTTTGGGCACTACCACCACCAAATCAGAAAGCACAACGGCCATTAATAACTATCCAACACTTGAAATGAAAAACAAGAAATGCTAGAATACTGGTGAAAACATATGCCTGACTTGGTAAGAAATATCAATGCATACCAACAATCTTTCATGAATTAAAGAGTAGGACAAATTGTTTAACATCAACGCATCCGGTTAAAAAACAAACAGAACcaaactaatattttattttattttaaatcaaactgaaccaGAATTTTCAGGAGTTAAAATTTTTCAGACTGAATTAATCGGTTCAGTTGATTTTCtcattttggtttggttaactttttttttttggtttgcactaaaactt includes:
- the LOC126660275 gene encoding 40S ribosomal protein S16, whose translation is MSAAPAPVAQPTTESVQCFGRKKTAVAVTHCKRGRGLIKINGCPIELIQPEILRFKAYEPILLLGRHRFAGVDMRIRVKGGGNTSQIYAIRQSIAKALVAFYQKFVDEQSKKEIKDILMRYDRTLLVADPRRCEPKKFGGRGARSRFQKSYR
- the LOC126660273 gene encoding uncharacterized protein LOC126660273 translates to MAAVVMSYCKPSPFLPQFSGKSASGRRISSQVQVHKTSALFWGSKKPSEPRVSDFPLEEFTLTGSGSEDGSANQVIPKKISISVISSISEVSPDDWDTCNLDSTGPEKLNPFLLHSFLSSLEESGSAVKETGWMPSHIIAKDEHENVLGVVPLYLKSHSYGEFVFDHSWADAYYGFGSRYYPKFQCCVPFTPVTGPRILVRNTSIRDQVFDSMVSALKNLALKAQVSSLHITFPSEEEWTKLKEKGFLQRIGMQYHWKNRNYKNFDEFLMDMKQSKRKNIRQERKKIPAQNLTMKRLQGDEITARHWDSFYNFYKNTTDNKWGTPYLTREFFHIMGSKMGDRVLLVIAEEGDELVAGSLNLIGGDALYGRLWGCHPRAYYPSLHFESCYYQAIEAAIELNLGTVEAGAQGEHKIQRGYLPVTTYSCHYLTDEAFRKVIGDFLVRESSQVQLVMKLIHESGPFKEGIQMELLGH